The Dyadobacter sandarakinus DNA window TTGATCCAGACACGCGGACTGGCGGGAGCGGGTATCCTGAGCGAATGCAGCCTGCGCCATGTGGAAGGTATGTATGATCTCAGCTCTGCATTGAAGGTTTTCAACTTGCAGGTGGGTGGAAATTACCGCAAATATTACCTTAATACCGGCGGGACGCTTTTTGATGATAAAGACAAAAACCTGACGAACGACGAATATGGTGCATTTGCGCAGGCTTCCAAATCTTTGTTCAAAGAACATTTGAAGCTGACAGTTTCTGGTCGGTACGACAAGAATGAAAACTTTGTAGGCCGCTTCACGCCCCGCGCTTCCGCTGTTTTTTCACCCACAGAAAACCACCACATCCGCGCCTCCTACCAGACCGGCTTCCGCAACCCGACTGTTGCTGACCAGTTTATCAAGCTGAACGTAGGCCCGATCATTATCCTTGGCGGCGCGCCGGTGAACTCGGCGGGTTTGAATGCGTATGAGAACTCGGTGACGATTGCTTCTTTTTCGCAGTTTGCCAGCGCATTCGGAGCCGATATGCAGAAAGGCGTGCCTTTCCCACAGGCAGTGGCAAACAACAAAGACAAGCTCGTGAAGTCCAACGTACCCTATATCAAATCTGAGAAAGTGAAGAGCTACGAGGTGGGCTACAAAGGTTTGCTGGGGCAGAAATTCCTGTTTGATATCAATTATTATTTCAGTGAGTACACCGATTTTATGATCAATACGGTGGTAGCACGTGCGAAATCCGACATTCTATTAGCCGACGGATCGGTGAACCCGGCAGCGGCCGCTGAGCTGCTGGGAGCCGATCGTCAATTGTTCCAGCTGTATACCAATGCGGCGGACAAGGTATCTATTCAGGGCATCTCGGCCGGACTGACTTATGCTTTACCCAAAAACTACAAGCTCACCGCCAACAGTACCTGGATCAATTTCAATCTGAGAGATGCCGATGCGAACAATGTTCCTGCATTCAACACACCGGAATGGAAGACCAACCTGATTTTCGGTAACGCCCGGCTGACCGACAAGATCGGCTTCAATGTGGCGTGGCACTGGCAGAGTGCATTTGACTGGTACGGTACCTTCACCGAAAACAGACCCGGCCGCGTGCAGGCTTATAACCTCCTTGACGCCCAGATAAGTTACCGTATTCCAGGCCTGAAAACGATCGTGAAAGTGGGTGGTTCCAATATCACCAACAAATATGTGGTGCAGGCTTACGGTTCGCCGGCAGTAGGAGGGCTGTATTATATAAGCCTGAATTTTGACCAATTATTCAGATAACCCGCATGGAAACTTTGGAAATGACTTCCGTCAATACAAAAAGTGCGACCGGCAAGTGGCTGGCATTTGCATTGTGTTTTGTGACCTACACATTTAGCGGCACGGTATCGACCCTGATGTCGGTGTACCTGCCGGTCGCAATCCCGGAATTGCGGGGCCGGGCATTGTCCGAGTCCGAACTGGGATCCATAGGTGCTTATGTCAATGCGCTCTTTCTTTACGGATGGATGGTCGGCGGACTGCTTTTCGGTGTGATCAGCGACCGCATCGGCCGGGTAAAATCCCTCACGCTGGTGACGGCACTCTATGGCGCAGCCACTTGTCTGGTAACGGTTGTGCCCAATCTGGTAGCGTTGCTTGCATTGCGTTTTGCGGCAGGAATGGGCATAGGCGGTGTTCTATTGATTTCGACGGTTTACATTTCCGAAATATGGCAGGAAAAAAGCCGGGCGGTAATGCTGGGCATCCTGGCAGTTTGTTTTCCAATCGGGATTGTTGCTTCGGGAAGTCTGAATCTGTTGTTTTCAAACTGGCGCACAGCATTTGGGATCGGCATGGTGCCCGTGGTTACTGCATTGCTGATTTACCTGCTTGCGCCAGAATCGGCAAGCTGGCGGCATATCAAAGCTTCTCCCAGGACAGATGATGCTATTTTTGACAAAAACAACCGGCCTAACCTGATCTCCGGCTCACTCATTTTCGGCTCGGTGCTGATTGGTTTATGGGGTATATTTTCCTGGCTGCCGACCTGGGCGCAAAGTCTGTTGCATGGTGTGGGCGACGGACAAAAGGAGCGGGGTCTGCTGATGATTTTACTGGGCATCGGTGGTATCATCGGTGGAATTTTGTCAGGTTTGTTAATTAATCGTTTTGGTAAAAAGAAAACCCTCTCCGCCACCTTCGCCGGTCTGGTACTCGCCTGCGCGCTGCTCTTTTTGACCAATAAAACCTTTACCAACATCATTTACCTCGAAACTGCCCTGCTTTCTTTCTGTTTCGGCATCAGTCAGGGTGCCTTGTCAAGCTACATTCCCGAGCTTTTCCCGGTGTCGCTCCGGGGCACGGCGACGGGTTTTTGTTTCAACGTCGGGCGTTTTTTTACGGCTACGGCGGTGTTCTTCATCGGTTCGCTGGTGACGGTGCTGGGTGGTTTTGGCAATGCCTTGCTGGTATTCAGTGTGCCTTTTGTAGTGGCCTGGGCGGTGGTGATGCGGGGGAGGTGAGGGGGTACAACCAACTTTTGTCATAGTAAGTTGTCGGTTTAAAGCGCTTGCCTTTCCCACCTTTGTCACCCTGAGCGGATGGGGCCGCCCGCTCAGGGTGACAAAAAAAGGGGCAGCTCAGTGTTTTATCAATAACGTATTAAAAGAAAATCAAACACAACCACCATTACATGAAACCCCTCTTCTACATCGGCATTATTGCCATCATCCTCTACGAAATCGCCAAAGTTTACTTCATCATGCCCATGCCGGGCAGCCAGCGGGTGAACAGCATTGACCTGGCTTATTTTCTTCACACCTGGCGTTGGGTTTTCAGGATTGTTTTCTGGGCAATGATCATCATCGGGGCGGCGGCTGTTTTTCGTTCCGGGACTAAATGGGTGGCAGCTGTATTGCTGGTGCTGGGCTTGGGAATTACGTATGCGGCCAACTACGAAATGGCGGCAGATACCATGTTTTATCAGCCCGGCGAAGTGGTCATGCAAAATGCGGCGTCGAACAAAGTAGCTGCCGAAAGGATGGTGATCGTTACGGTGGTCAATGGGGAAGCAAAGGCATACCCCATACAGTACATCGGCTATCACCACCAGGTGCGCGATACGCTGGGCGGTAAAGCAGTGATGGTAACTTACTGCACGGTTTGCCGCAGCGGACGTGTATTTGAGCCCGTCGTAAATGGAAAACCCGAGTTTTTCAGGCTGGTTGGCATGGACCATTTCAATGCCATGTTTGAAGACGAAACGACCGGAAGCTGGTGGCGGCAGGCCAACGGAGAGGCGATCGCCGGAAAGCTGAAAGGACAGTTGCTGCCCGAGCTTGCCAGTACCCAGACCTCACTAGGACAGTGGCTTGCCCTTCATCCTGCATCAAAAATCATGCAGCCAGATCCTACCTATCAGGCCAAATACGACTCGATGAGCCGCTATGAAACCGGGCGGGGCCAGTCGCACTTGACATTAACCGACACACTTTCGTGGAAAGACAAATCGTGGATAGTAGGTATTCAGACCAAAGACGGCGCGCGCGCATTTGACTGGAACCGCCTGAAAAAGGAACGGAGCATCAATGCGACCGTCGGCAGTACGCCCGTGGCGCTTGTACTGGCCGCAGATGACAAGAGTTTTTTTGCATTTGAGAGAAGCAGGCAGTATGCTGTATCCCTACGGAAGGATACCATTTTTTACCAAAACGAAGCTTACAATTTGCTCGGAAAGCCACTTTCCGGTAACACAGGTGCATTAAAGCAGATCAATGCCTACCAGGAATTCTGGCACAGCTGGCGCACTTTTCACCCCGGAACCCTGCGGTACTGAGCAGTTAAAAAACAGAATGGCCAGACCACGCGCAATGCATTTGACTTGCATCAACGTTGGTCTGGCCACACTGTTTTATAATGCTCCTAGTCGATCCTGCCCAGCTTGGTCCTGAGCTTGTACCATCTGTCTACATCGCCTTCTTCTGATTCGGTATAGTTGTTTGCGAGGTGATCGAAGAATGCAAACTTGGCTTCGTCAGATTCCAGAAAGAGCGTGTCTTCATTGCCCTCAGCCCTGACGGTGTACTGGTAGCCATCATTGGTTACTTCCTTGTTCGTATAAAACCTGCCCGAACCTTCGAAGTTGCCGATGGAGCTGTACAGGTCATATGCGTCTTCTTCCGATTGAATGCCGGTGGCCGTAAGCCAGGTTTCAAAGTCAGTTACTTTTGCCATTGTGCGGTATTTTGTTGAAAAATGCATAATCATTTTCCCAAAAACCATACCACCCGGGCAGGTCACAGTAAGCTGCAGCGCCATTTGCACTGACGTATAAGGGCTATGGTCACAGCTGGCATAATTTTTAAGGAACAAAGCTAGCCTTGCGTTCCGGGGGCACTATTTTCCGCATTAAAACACATCAATGACAACAGAACAGATCCAGCAAAAGGTTAAAGAACTTGGTCAATGGTTTCACAATATTGATCTGAATGGGGTAAAAACAGCACCCAATCACTTTCTGGGAGATTACCCCAGCTTCAAATACAAAAACTTTGCAGATGCAATCCCCGCAGACCTGACGGGCAAGAGTGTGCTTGATATTGGTTGCAATGCAGGCTTTTATTCCGTCGAGATGAAGAAGCGGGGCGCAAGCCGGGTAGTGGCAATCGACTCCGACGAGCGTTATCTCAACCAGGGACGTTTCGCAGCGGAAGCCCTCGGCTTTGATATCGATTTCCGCAACATGTCGGTGTACGAGATCGGCTCACTGGGCGAAAAGTTTGATGTGGTGATTTTCATGGGCGTTTTCTACCATTTACGTCATCCGCTGCTGGCACTCGACCTTATTTATGAACATGTGGCTGGCGATATGCTGATATTCCAGTCAATGCAGCGCGGAAGCAAGGAGGTGATGCCGCTCGAAGCCGACTATCCGTTCACGCAGGAAGACATTTTCCTGTCACCGGATTTTCCGCAGATGTATTTTATTGAACAAAGGTACTCGCAGGACCCTACAAACTGGTGGGTACCCAACCGAGCCGCGACCGAAGCCATGCTTCGCAGCGCAGGTTTTAACATCACTGTACACCCCGAAGAAGAAGTTTACATTTGTCGTCGCGGCGAGCTGGCCGATACCCAGCCGAGAGCCGTTTATCCTACTCAAAAAAAGTAATCCCAGCATGATCGAAGCAGTAAAATTTTGGAACGAACCTAACAACAAGTCACACTGGGATTTTGAAATTGACAATGACTGGCGCAAGTTCGGCGAGATGGTAAAGCTCGCAGCAGAAGCCGTCAAAGCAGAAAATTCCGGCATTTTGCGCGTCATGGGAGGCATTTCGCCCATTGATCCCAGCTTTATAGAGAGACTGGAAGGTTATGGTGCGCTTGCGGACATTGACCGGGTGGCAGTACATGGTTTTCCCTTGGACTGGAACCACTGGCAGCTCAACCAGTGGCCCGACAAGATCGCAGAGATTGAAGCCATCACCAAGCTGCCCGTATGGGTTACCGAGGTCGGTATCTCCACATTCGGTGCCGAGGAAGTACAGGAATTCGGCCTGAGACGCACGGCAGAGCTGCTGATCGGGCGTGTGGAGCGTGTTCACTGGTACAGCCTGTTTGACCTGCCTATGGCCTGGGGTGCTACCACGCGCCATCGCGAAGCCGAGGGGTCTTCCTACTACCGTCATTTTTATATGGGTTTGATCAAAGAGGATGGTACACCAAAGCTTGCCCTGAAACACTTCTCTGATTTCACACCTGAATTCGGGATCTGCCAGTGGTTTCACTTCAACGATGCCCGCCTCGAAACAGCCGTAGACTGGCTCAGGAAACTGGGTGTCAAAAAGCTGCGTACCGGCCTCAGCTGGGCGGACTGGCTTCGCCCGGACGCGCATGTATGGTTTGATAAAATGATGAAGGCGCTCGAAGAATTTGATCTTACTGTTACTTTTTGCTT harbors:
- a CDS encoding MFS transporter, with product METLEMTSVNTKSATGKWLAFALCFVTYTFSGTVSTLMSVYLPVAIPELRGRALSESELGSIGAYVNALFLYGWMVGGLLFGVISDRIGRVKSLTLVTALYGAATCLVTVVPNLVALLALRFAAGMGIGGVLLISTVYISEIWQEKSRAVMLGILAVCFPIGIVASGSLNLLFSNWRTAFGIGMVPVVTALLIYLLAPESASWRHIKASPRTDDAIFDKNNRPNLISGSLIFGSVLIGLWGIFSWLPTWAQSLLHGVGDGQKERGLLMILLGIGGIIGGILSGLLINRFGKKKTLSATFAGLVLACALLFLTNKTFTNIIYLETALLSFCFGISQGALSSYIPELFPVSLRGTATGFCFNVGRFFTATAVFFIGSLVTVLGGFGNALLVFSVPFVVAWAVVMRGR
- a CDS encoding DUF3179 domain-containing (seleno)protein produces the protein MKPLFYIGIIAIILYEIAKVYFIMPMPGSQRVNSIDLAYFLHTWRWVFRIVFWAMIIIGAAAVFRSGTKWVAAVLLVLGLGITYAANYEMAADTMFYQPGEVVMQNAASNKVAAERMVIVTVVNGEAKAYPIQYIGYHHQVRDTLGGKAVMVTYCTVCRSGRVFEPVVNGKPEFFRLVGMDHFNAMFEDETTGSWWRQANGEAIAGKLKGQLLPELASTQTSLGQWLALHPASKIMQPDPTYQAKYDSMSRYETGRGQSHLTLTDTLSWKDKSWIVGIQTKDGARAFDWNRLKKERSINATVGSTPVALVLAADDKSFFAFERSRQYAVSLRKDTIFYQNEAYNLLGKPLSGNTGALKQINAYQEFWHSWRTFHPGTLRY
- a CDS encoding TIGR04290 family methyltransferase, whose translation is MTTEQIQQKVKELGQWFHNIDLNGVKTAPNHFLGDYPSFKYKNFADAIPADLTGKSVLDIGCNAGFYSVEMKKRGASRVVAIDSDERYLNQGRFAAEALGFDIDFRNMSVYEIGSLGEKFDVVIFMGVFYHLRHPLLALDLIYEHVAGDMLIFQSMQRGSKEVMPLEADYPFTQEDIFLSPDFPQMYFIEQRYSQDPTNWWVPNRAATEAMLRSAGFNITVHPEEEVYICRRGELADTQPRAVYPTQKK